One genomic region from Vitreimonas flagellata encodes:
- a CDS encoding ATP-binding protein, protein MAESPSVDSNKTTIRAEFILAAAIAAVSVLIVVLGSLLLSGARLNANEYEVVAMVRAVRAEIAGAARGQSDAEALAARFIATRNRALLEDYERAKEVARTRLRNAFVLAGDDTGVRESLTQMENLVERRLNILDAEVASRPGAISHSRPEEDIYTQFRVQSDALQVLLNGRIDESRVAEDRAHQRLDFITMMLGLLSLATSGLAILALRRERTQWRLAHEAVEAARAKAQESDLAKTRFLAVASHDMRQPLHALTLYLSALERRVEGAEARDILQKMDRATQSMVGMFAMLLDLARVQAGVVQPEIGEVRLQEVFDRIMAEHPGGKVDAAATQAIVRTDAKLLERVLANLVANAMKHGGGKAHIEARAFASFVEVDVADDGPGIPIEDQERIFEEFVRLDGRAGAEGLGLGLAIVKRIADLLGMPVRLISAPGRGARFILRVPLVAANGGVAPSIAHGEVTLTGANIIVIDDDPLAREAIAGALRDIGAEVGAGGNEADLTALLAQGAAPDLLVMDLRIDGLLQGIDIATRARAKLASPPRVIVVTGDTGPETLAMLRASGYAWLIKPVDAQSLSEAAAAQVRAA, encoded by the coding sequence ATGGCGGAATCACCCAGCGTCGATTCAAACAAGACGACGATCCGGGCCGAGTTCATCTTGGCCGCGGCCATCGCCGCTGTCTCGGTGCTGATCGTTGTTCTGGGCTCGCTCCTGCTCAGCGGCGCACGTCTGAACGCCAACGAATACGAAGTCGTCGCCATGGTGCGCGCCGTGCGCGCCGAAATCGCCGGCGCCGCACGCGGCCAGAGCGACGCCGAAGCGTTAGCCGCGCGCTTCATCGCCACCCGCAATCGCGCGCTGCTCGAGGACTACGAGCGCGCCAAAGAAGTCGCGCGCACGCGTCTGCGCAACGCCTTCGTGCTCGCAGGTGACGACACAGGCGTTCGCGAGAGCCTTACGCAAATGGAGAATCTCGTCGAGCGCAGGCTCAATATTCTCGACGCGGAAGTTGCCTCGCGCCCAGGCGCGATCTCGCACAGCCGACCAGAAGAGGACATCTACACGCAATTCCGCGTGCAGAGCGACGCGTTGCAGGTTTTGCTCAACGGCCGCATCGATGAGTCTCGCGTCGCCGAAGACCGCGCCCATCAGCGCCTCGATTTCATCACCATGATGCTGGGCCTGCTCTCGCTCGCAACATCTGGCCTCGCCATCCTCGCGTTGCGTCGCGAACGCACGCAATGGCGCCTCGCGCATGAAGCCGTCGAAGCCGCGCGTGCCAAAGCGCAGGAATCCGATCTGGCCAAGACGCGCTTCCTCGCTGTGGCCAGCCACGACATGCGCCAGCCCTTACACGCGCTGACACTCTATCTCAGCGCGCTCGAGCGCCGCGTCGAAGGCGCCGAGGCGCGCGATATTTTGCAAAAGATGGATCGCGCAACGCAATCCATGGTCGGCATGTTCGCCATGCTGCTCGATCTCGCACGCGTGCAAGCCGGCGTCGTACAGCCGGAAATCGGCGAAGTGCGCCTGCAAGAGGTGTTCGACCGCATCATGGCCGAACATCCTGGCGGCAAAGTCGATGCGGCGGCGACGCAAGCCATTGTCCGCACCGACGCCAAGCTGCTTGAGCGCGTTCTCGCCAATCTCGTCGCCAATGCGATGAAGCACGGCGGCGGCAAGGCGCACATCGAGGCGCGCGCCTTCGCGAGTTTCGTCGAAGTCGACGTCGCCGACGACGGTCCGGGCATCCCGATCGAAGATCAAGAACGCATCTTCGAAGAATTCGTCCGCCTCGATGGCCGCGCTGGCGCCGAGGGACTCGGCCTTGGGCTCGCCATCGTCAAGCGCATCGCCGATCTGCTTGGCATGCCTGTGCGCCTGATATCCGCGCCGGGCCGCGGCGCCCGCTTCATCCTGCGTGTGCCGCTCGTGGCCGCGAATGGCGGCGTCGCCCCGAGCATAGCTCACGGTGAAGTGACGCTGACGGGCGCCAACATCATCGTGATCGACGACGATCCGCTGGCGCGCGAAGCCATCGCCGGCGCATTGCGCGACATCGGCGCCGAGGTTGGCGCCGGCGGCAATGAAGCCGATCTGACCGCCCTGCTCGCGCAAGGCGCAGCGCCCGATCTGCTCGTCATGGATTTGCGCATCGACGGCCTCCTCCAAGGCATCGATATCGCCACACGCGCGCGCGCCAAGCTCGCGTCACCGCCGCGCGTGATTGTCGTCACTGGCGACACTGGCCCCGAGACCTTGGCCATGCTGCGCGCCTCCGGTTACGCGTGGTTGATCAAACCAGTGGACGCACAATCCCTCAGCGAAGCGGCGGCGGCGCAAGTCCGTGCAGCCTGA
- a CDS encoding PaaI family thioesterase — protein MSDDLAPPAALEAPEGYVALDFRRGFVGQIGPLHRRVVDGVATMGFRVEERHTNGMKNAHGGMLMSFADMAWGQIVSVETSSYWVTVRLTVDFLSSAHIGEWIEGGSELIEAKEDLFLVRGRVWSGDRTLMTGTGVFKPIQRRDPRPGEKAYAATA, from the coding sequence ATGTCAGACGATCTCGCGCCTCCCGCAGCACTTGAAGCCCCCGAGGGCTATGTCGCCCTCGACTTTCGCCGCGGCTTTGTTGGCCAAATCGGCCCTTTGCACCGACGCGTGGTGGATGGCGTGGCGACGATGGGGTTCCGCGTCGAAGAGCGCCATACCAATGGCATGAAGAACGCCCACGGCGGCATGCTCATGAGTTTTGCCGACATGGCCTGGGGACAGATTGTTTCGGTTGAGACATCGTCCTATTGGGTCACGGTGCGGCTGACCGTGGATTTCCTCTCCAGCGCCCATATTGGCGAATGGATCGAGGGCGGCAGCGAGCTGATCGAGGCCAAGGAAGACCTTTTCCTGGTGCGGGGGCGGGTTTGGTCGGGCGATCGGACGTTGATGACTGGGACCGGCGTCTTCAAGCCGATCCAGCGCCGCGATCCGCGGCCGGGTGAGAAAGCCTACGCGGCGACAGCGTAA
- a CDS encoding response regulator: MGIRALVADDHELFRSGLKQLLIDTLDADEVREAETLDQALEMLTSDGAGDLVLLDLRMPGMSGVEALSALRDGFPDAKVAVVSAWEDRGDILAALGAGVHGYIPKSLPSAEIAAAIRSILDGRIYVPQSIGRREQGAKPDGAAASLQPNSGAFGQDKLTGRQKEVLTELLKGQASKEIARTLDIAEGTVKIHLAAIYRALGVRTRAEAIAKLKSH, encoded by the coding sequence ATGGGGATTCGAGCTCTAGTTGCTGACGATCACGAGCTGTTCCGCAGCGGTCTGAAGCAATTGCTGATCGACACGCTGGACGCGGACGAGGTTCGTGAGGCGGAGACGCTCGACCAGGCTCTGGAGATGCTGACCAGCGATGGCGCCGGCGATCTCGTGCTTTTGGACTTGCGCATGCCCGGAATGTCGGGTGTGGAGGCGCTGTCGGCGCTGCGCGATGGCTTTCCGGATGCAAAGGTCGCCGTCGTTTCGGCCTGGGAGGATCGCGGCGACATCCTCGCGGCGCTCGGCGCGGGCGTGCACGGCTACATTCCGAAATCGCTGCCGTCGGCGGAGATCGCGGCTGCGATCCGCTCGATCCTCGATGGCCGGATTTATGTGCCGCAATCGATTGGCCGGCGCGAGCAGGGTGCAAAGCCGGATGGTGCGGCGGCGTCGCTGCAGCCGAACTCTGGCGCGTTTGGTCAGGACAAGCTGACCGGGCGCCAGAAAGAGGTGCTGACCGAGCTGCTGAAGGGCCAGGCCAGCAAGGAGATCGCGCGCACGCTCGATATCGCCGAAGGCACGGTGAAAATTCATTTGGCGGCGATCTATCGCGCGCTCGGCGTGCGCACGCGCGCTGAAGCGATCGCGAAACTCAAATCACACTAA
- a CDS encoding glycosyltransferase, whose amino-acid sequence MSARLAFYMPYLAVGGAEKSTLWLTQELKRRGYDVRFIVDRRGGPLDDAFAEVGPVRYLDAPRTALAGPALAKAIKEEAPDLLIAVMTHNILTAALMKRVGLIRTPLIGWEHAVLSSMRAARGVRGKVETRLIRALYPACDKIIGVSKGAAEDAVALCAPNAINAAHVYNAVPPPKTGPLTPSEQAFIARIKGPCIVSLGRLNAAKDFKTLMRAFQYFSRRSAGTLLLIGDGEERTALEAAATGFGLGDKVIFAGQVENPANLLAKGDLFVSSSITESFGIAIVEAMALGLPIVATDCPTAPREVLADGRYGALVPVGDAMAMAKAMREALDATHDKDALRARAQDFSVAAAADAFLAALDIAPQHQAAA is encoded by the coding sequence ATGAGTGCGCGCCTTGCCTTCTATATGCCCTACCTTGCGGTGGGTGGCGCCGAGAAGTCGACGCTGTGGCTTACACAGGAACTGAAGCGACGCGGCTATGATGTGCGTTTCATCGTCGATCGCCGCGGCGGTCCGTTGGACGACGCCTTCGCGGAAGTCGGCCCGGTCCGTTATCTCGACGCGCCACGCACAGCCTTAGCCGGCCCCGCTCTCGCGAAAGCCATCAAGGAAGAAGCGCCCGATCTATTGATCGCGGTAATGACGCACAACATTCTGACCGCCGCACTGATGAAGCGCGTGGGCCTGATCCGCACGCCGCTGATTGGTTGGGAGCACGCCGTGCTTTCCAGCATGCGCGCAGCGCGCGGCGTACGCGGCAAGGTCGAAACCAGACTTATCCGCGCGCTTTATCCTGCGTGCGACAAGATCATCGGCGTCTCGAAGGGCGCCGCTGAAGACGCCGTCGCACTGTGCGCGCCCAATGCGATCAACGCGGCGCACGTTTACAACGCAGTGCCGCCGCCGAAGACCGGTCCGCTCACGCCCTCAGAGCAAGCCTTTATCGCACGCATCAAGGGCCCATGCATCGTTTCGCTCGGTCGCTTGAACGCCGCCAAAGATTTCAAGACGCTGATGCGCGCCTTCCAATATTTCTCACGCCGCAGCGCCGGCACGTTGCTGCTGATCGGCGATGGCGAAGAGCGCACGGCACTCGAAGCCGCCGCCACCGGCTTTGGCCTCGGCGACAAAGTCATCTTCGCCGGCCAAGTCGAAAACCCCGCTAATCTCCTGGCGAAAGGCGACCTTTTCGTTTCAAGTTCGATCACGGAATCCTTTGGTATCGCCATTGTTGAAGCCATGGCGCTCGGCCTGCCGATCGTCGCGACCGATTGCCCAACGGCGCCGCGCGAAGTGCTTGCGGACGGCCGTTACGGCGCACTTGTTCCTGTAGGCGATGCGATGGCGATGGCCAAAGCCATGCGCGAAGCGCTCGACGCGACACACGATAAGGATGCACTCCGTGCGCGCGCACAGGATTTCTCTGTCGCCGCCGCCGCCGATGCGTTCCTCGCCGCGCTTGATATCGCGCCCCAGCATCAAGCCGCCGCTTAG
- a CDS encoding CpsD/CapB family tyrosine-protein kinase codes for MAWRQFKRAQRRQLPLFLALTSLFIPAAFIHSLLTPLLPWLPIALAWLGVALLVAIVTAFAREAWRDAIGVTDFSGKKRRYAMLGAAPEVTSLDLRQLPPDRRSPLGLLAFQPASPFATAFRDLQHSLPPRGVVAFIAPAAGEGATTAAMCAAISATQQDKRVLLIDCDLRQRALTKALGPEPTEGVLEASENPEDWQSFISEEEETGLQFIPAARPRSAWRGLAGTRGFEQMLQRARAAYDIVILDCPPAGTADGPMVARLADKNVVVAAWDHTPRAAIRETMRALRVRHGGAGVYVNRVPSGYRFGRLRAD; via the coding sequence ATGGCGTGGCGCCAGTTCAAGCGCGCGCAGCGCCGGCAATTGCCGCTGTTCTTGGCGCTGACGTCATTGTTCATTCCAGCGGCATTTATCCACAGCTTGCTCACACCCCTTTTGCCATGGCTGCCGATCGCGCTCGCCTGGTTGGGCGTCGCACTTCTGGTTGCAATCGTTACCGCTTTCGCGCGCGAAGCTTGGCGCGACGCCATTGGCGTCACGGACTTCAGCGGCAAGAAGCGCCGCTATGCGATGCTTGGCGCAGCGCCTGAAGTGACGAGCCTGGATCTGCGCCAACTGCCGCCGGATCGGCGTTCACCGCTCGGCCTGCTCGCGTTCCAGCCCGCCTCGCCATTCGCGACCGCCTTCCGCGACCTGCAGCATTCGCTGCCGCCACGCGGCGTTGTCGCCTTCATCGCGCCCGCCGCCGGCGAAGGCGCGACCACCGCCGCCATGTGCGCCGCGATCAGCGCCACCCAGCAAGACAAGCGCGTGCTGCTGATCGATTGCGATCTGCGCCAGCGCGCGCTCACCAAGGCGCTTGGCCCCGAGCCAACCGAAGGCGTCCTCGAAGCGTCCGAAAATCCAGAAGACTGGCAAAGCTTCATCAGCGAGGAAGAAGAGACCGGCCTTCAGTTCATCCCCGCCGCGCGTCCGCGCTCAGCCTGGCGCGGTCTCGCCGGAACGCGTGGCTTCGAGCAGATGCTGCAACGCGCCCGCGCCGCCTACGACATCGTCATCCTCGATTGCCCGCCAGCCGGCACAGCTGACGGACCGATGGTGGCGCGCCTTGCGGATAAGAACGTCGTCGTCGCCGCATGGGATCACACGCCGCGCGCGGCGATCCGTGAAACCATGCGCGCGCTTCGCGTGCGCCATGGCGGCGCCGGCGTATATGTGAACCGCGTGCCTAGCGGTTACCGTTTCGGGCGCCTGCGGGCGGACTAA
- a CDS encoding formyltetrahydrofolate deformylase, with product MQYVLTASCQDRTGIVAAVTTLLAAQECFIVRTRSFGDPDTGRFFLRIEFHPTGSFSLEAFERDFGEVAARLEMDWRCLPKDRKLKTLIMVSKFDHCANALLYAARVGELPIEPVAIVSNHYDLAAPLAHWNTPFHLAPVTPTTKADAEAKMFALMESTGAELVVLARYMQVLSEDASQRLSGRCINIHHSFLPSFKGAKPYHQAHARGVKTIGATAHYVTGDLDEGPIIAQVTEPVDHNFSVQDLVTLGRHLESSALVRAVKAHAERRVFINGVKTVVLS from the coding sequence ATGCAATATGTGCTGACAGCGTCGTGCCAAGACAGGACAGGCATTGTCGCGGCCGTGACGACGCTCTTGGCGGCGCAAGAATGCTTTATTGTCCGCACGCGCTCCTTCGGCGACCCCGACACCGGGCGCTTTTTCCTGCGCATCGAATTTCACCCCACGGGCTCATTTTCGTTGGAGGCTTTTGAGCGCGATTTCGGCGAGGTCGCGGCGCGGCTGGAGATGGATTGGCGCTGCCTGCCGAAGGATCGCAAGCTGAAGACGCTGATCATGGTCTCGAAATTCGACCATTGCGCCAACGCACTGCTCTACGCCGCCCGCGTTGGTGAATTGCCGATCGAGCCAGTGGCGATCGTGTCGAACCATTATGATCTCGCAGCACCCCTCGCGCACTGGAACACGCCATTCCATCTGGCGCCGGTGACGCCGACAACGAAGGCGGACGCCGAAGCCAAGATGTTCGCGCTTATGGAAAGCACCGGCGCCGAGCTCGTGGTGCTTGCGCGCTACATGCAGGTGCTGAGCGAAGATGCGAGCCAGCGTCTCTCAGGGCGCTGCATCAACATCCACCATTCCTTCTTGCCGAGCTTCAAGGGCGCCAAGCCCTATCACCAGGCGCATGCGCGCGGTGTGAAGACGATTGGCGCGACGGCGCACTACGTGACGGGCGATCTCGATGAAGGGCCGATCATCGCGCAGGTGACCGAGCCGGTGGATCATAATTTTAGCGTGCAGGATTTGGTGACACTCGGCCGCCACTTGGAATCTTCGGCGCTGGTGCGCGCGGTGAAGGCGCACGCCGAGCGGCGCGTGTTCATCAATGGCGTGAAGACGGTGGTGTTGTCCTAA
- a CDS encoding M23 family metallopeptidase — protein sequence MKARKGFTGYAVMAGAAILGLGLAWNAGLFSGASEARAAENAAIREEAARRAEHLAFTEVYLAHEAREVRVGSGETLASVLTRAGATRSEVNAALASIADVYNPRRLRPGQEISLFFDRRTGDARLTGIAFRSEPGASVTANRTNAGGFEAREVLMPLTFEIARIAAPVETTLYGTAMQLGATDREVAALADAFAYDVDFQRDVQPGDNFELVFERFYDDEGNTVRTGELLFVGLETRRGRRDFYQFLAPGDTRPDWYDPEGRSARRFLMKTPINGARLSSGFGMRRHPILGYSRLHRGTDFAAPIGTPILAAGDGTVVRAGPFSSYGNYVRIRHANGYETAYAHMSRFARGMRAGARVQQGQVIGYVGNTGRSTGPHLHYEVMHRGRQVNPMTLRVANGRNLEGRSLELFMIERERIDTLRHVRDAEVTQVSASAPTPATGSPASP from the coding sequence ATGAAGGCTCGTAAAGGTTTCACCGGCTATGCCGTCATGGCGGGCGCGGCGATCCTGGGCCTGGGCCTTGCCTGGAACGCGGGGCTGTTTTCGGGTGCGTCCGAAGCGCGCGCGGCTGAAAATGCGGCCATTCGTGAAGAAGCGGCGCGGCGCGCCGAGCATTTGGCGTTTACAGAGGTTTACCTTGCGCATGAAGCGCGCGAAGTGCGTGTCGGCAGCGGTGAGACGCTGGCCAGCGTGCTGACGCGCGCGGGCGCCACGCGGTCGGAAGTCAATGCGGCGTTGGCCTCTATCGCCGACGTTTACAATCCGCGCCGTTTGCGGCCGGGCCAAGAGATCAGTCTGTTCTTCGATCGCCGCACGGGCGATGCGCGTTTGACGGGCATTGCGTTCCGTTCGGAACCTGGCGCGTCGGTGACGGCGAACCGCACCAATGCGGGTGGCTTTGAAGCCCGCGAAGTTTTGATGCCGCTGACGTTTGAAATTGCGCGCATTGCAGCGCCGGTTGAAACCACGCTCTACGGCACGGCGATGCAATTGGGCGCGACGGATCGCGAAGTTGCAGCACTCGCGGATGCGTTTGCCTATGACGTCGACTTCCAGCGCGACGTGCAGCCCGGTGACAATTTCGAACTCGTTTTCGAGCGTTTCTATGATGACGAAGGCAACACGGTGCGCACCGGCGAACTCTTGTTCGTTGGTCTTGAGACGCGCCGTGGCCGTCGTGATTTCTATCAATTCCTCGCGCCAGGCGACACACGCCCCGATTGGTATGATCCGGAAGGCCGGAGTGCGCGGCGCTTCCTGATGAAGACGCCGATCAACGGCGCGCGGCTCTCGTCGGGTTTCGGCATGCGCCGCCATCCGATCTTGGGCTATTCGCGCTTGCATCGCGGCACGGATTTCGCCGCGCCGATCGGTACGCCGATCCTGGCGGCTGGCGACGGCACGGTGGTGCGCGCGGGGCCGTTCAGTTCTTACGGAAACTACGTGCGCATTCGTCACGCCAACGGCTACGAGACGGCGTACGCGCATATGTCGCGCTTCGCGCGCGGTATGCGGGCGGGCGCACGCGTTCAGCAGGGGCAGGTGATCGGGTATGTCGGCAATACCGGCCGCTCGACCGGGCCGCACCTGCACTACGAGGTCATGCACCGCGGCCGCCAAGTCAATCCGATGACTTTGCGCGTCGCTAATGGTCGGAACTTGGAGGGCCGTTCGCTGGAACTGTTCATGATCGAGCGCGAGCGCATCGATACCTTGCGCCACGTGCGTGACGCGGAGGTGACGCAAGTGTCAGCGTCTGCACCGACGCCCGCGACAGGATCGCCAGCGTCCCCGTGA
- a CDS encoding hybrid sensor histidine kinase/response regulator, with translation MQPDRLDALGPRRSRAEFLLMGAIALVALLVFAVLAEFGQQRHLHQRTIETVAISRNMRSDTLAIMQSLTDVKAARLLQETYNSTDVRLQADAAAADVRAQIELLQQQAAIDPELEATSARIAALIEADLSPQPNLRPAEIAVRSTSFRAELRTEITRLLTRANAINDAAREEERRSRERLDATTIALGVLALVAAALGALAVRGERARWRLARDAAEAARAAAAEADAAKTRFLAVASHDMRQPLHALTLYLTALERRVETTEARDILTKMERATQSMVGMFGTLLDLARVQSGAITPEFAPTPLQPIIDRIIAEHPGRTIEAAPTTLSIETDETLFERALSNLVVNAMKHGGGAARIEIATSGQAVDISVIDNGPGIAREDQERMFEEFVRLERSKGDGLGLGLAIVRRISNLLNMPLRLDSAPGHGARFTLRARRANGAATQNGEVASRGVAGANVLLLDDDMLAREAVAGTLRDLGAMVQACANEAEINLALQTGFRADLLVMDLRIDGALQGLDITRRVRARFDPPPPAIMITGDTDPDTLTQLRASGFGWLIKPIDADALSALASTQLANTT, from the coding sequence GTGCAGCCTGATCGTCTCGATGCGCTCGGCCCGCGCCGCTCGCGTGCGGAATTCTTGCTCATGGGCGCGATCGCGCTCGTGGCGCTGCTCGTGTTCGCGGTTCTCGCCGAATTTGGCCAGCAGCGACACCTGCACCAACGTACGATCGAAACCGTCGCCATCTCGCGCAACATGCGCAGCGACACGTTGGCGATCATGCAGAGCCTGACGGACGTCAAAGCCGCGCGCTTGTTGCAGGAGACCTACAATTCAACAGATGTGCGCTTGCAAGCCGACGCCGCCGCCGCCGACGTGCGCGCACAGATCGAATTGTTGCAACAGCAGGCCGCGATCGACCCGGAACTCGAAGCCACGAGCGCCCGCATCGCGGCGTTGATCGAGGCCGACCTTTCGCCTCAACCCAATCTCCGCCCGGCCGAGATTGCTGTCCGCTCCACCAGCTTTCGCGCCGAATTGCGCACCGAAATCACGCGGCTTCTCACCCGCGCCAACGCCATCAACGACGCCGCCCGCGAGGAAGAGCGCAGATCACGCGAACGCCTCGACGCCACCACGATTGCGCTTGGCGTGCTCGCCCTTGTCGCAGCGGCTCTTGGCGCGCTGGCTGTCCGCGGCGAGCGCGCGCGCTGGCGTTTGGCGCGAGACGCCGCCGAGGCCGCCCGCGCCGCCGCCGCGGAAGCCGATGCCGCGAAGACCCGCTTTCTCGCCGTCGCCAGCCACGACATGCGCCAGCCGCTGCATGCGCTGACGCTTTATCTCACGGCTCTGGAGCGCCGCGTCGAAACGACCGAAGCGCGCGATATCCTTACGAAGATGGAACGCGCCACCCAATCCATGGTCGGCATGTTCGGAACCTTGCTCGACTTGGCGCGCGTGCAATCCGGCGCCATCACACCCGAATTCGCGCCGACACCGCTGCAGCCCATTATCGACCGCATTATCGCCGAACATCCCGGCCGCACAATCGAAGCGGCGCCGACAACGCTCAGCATCGAAACCGATGAGACATTGTTCGAGCGCGCGCTCTCCAATCTTGTCGTCAACGCCATGAAGCACGGCGGCGGCGCGGCGCGCATCGAGATCGCCACGTCCGGCCAAGCCGTCGACATCAGCGTCATCGACAACGGTCCTGGCATTGCCCGCGAAGACCAAGAGCGCATGTTCGAGGAATTCGTACGCCTCGAACGCAGCAAGGGCGACGGCCTAGGGCTTGGCCTCGCCATCGTGCGGCGCATCTCCAACTTGCTCAACATGCCGCTGCGTTTGGATTCGGCGCCCGGCCACGGCGCGCGCTTCACCCTGCGCGCACGCCGCGCCAACGGGGCCGCGACCCAAAACGGTGAAGTCGCTAGCCGCGGCGTGGCCGGCGCCAACGTCTTGCTGCTCGACGATGACATGCTCGCCCGTGAAGCAGTGGCCGGCACATTGCGTGATCTAGGCGCGATGGTTCAGGCCTGCGCCAACGAAGCGGAGATTAATCTCGCGCTGCAAACGGGCTTCCGCGCCGATTTGCTGGTGATGGATCTACGCATCGACGGCGCATTGCAGGGACTCGACATCACCCGCCGCGTGCGCGCGCGCTTCGATCCGCCGCCGCCCGCCATCATGATCACGGGCGATACCGACCCGGACACGCTCACACAATTGCGGGCCTCGGGCTTCGGCTGGCTGATCAAGCCGATCGACGCGGATGCGTTGAGCGCCCTAGCGTCAACGCAACTCGCGAACACGACTTAG
- a CDS encoding response regulator has protein sequence MVRNKPFVLVLEDDPVSAEALTLVLQDWGAEVAHAAHATHVDDVLGERADELHFIIADYDLGDGPNGVAIASDLVSTARQARVLVLSGTLRARSDIAARNAGFAMMQKPARADAIVAWLEGAE, from the coding sequence ATGGTTCGCAACAAGCCGTTCGTTCTAGTTCTCGAAGACGACCCTGTGTCGGCGGAAGCGCTGACATTGGTGCTCCAGGATTGGGGCGCCGAAGTCGCGCACGCGGCGCACGCCACCCACGTCGATGACGTCCTGGGCGAGCGCGCCGACGAGCTTCACTTCATTATCGCCGATTATGACTTAGGCGACGGTCCAAATGGCGTGGCCATCGCATCTGACCTCGTGTCCACAGCACGGCAAGCCCGCGTCCTCGTGCTCTCCGGCACCCTGCGCGCGCGCTCCGACATCGCCGCGCGTAATGCCGGTTTCGCCATGATGCAGAAGCCCGCCCGCGCCGATGCGATCGTCGCTTGGCTGGAGGGCGCGGAATAA
- a CDS encoding outer membrane beta-barrel protein, which translates to MTSSKSPAGPADPTFPPHAQRVATARILHNRSKPNRRSRLLATLASLGGTLVRVHPALSMFAASLIAFAPVHALAQDQAASTSVRDRPREEYDPLGVRFGAFNLNASINLGAESNDNLFAEEVGPDEDIIFSVSPNATLRSNWSRHAIEVDAGARFESHEDFSSEDVDTGYARLMGRLDVGSRSNVRLDAGLAHERESRADSDAPTVGDPVEYDRSDLSLTAEHRFSRFTLTGAVAQRDYSFDGPVQSVRDNDQTSFRARVDAELTPRLGLVLQATTDERDYENTPSLSSEGTTLLAGVSVNFTDLLVGEITAGQFERDYDGGATADGLALAANLEWYPTGLTTVTFNARQNAEDVVGATSATPFTESQYGIRVDHELLRNVILTAGAQAGTREYEDPIDREDEVVGVEIGADYLMNRRVALRARYNFDDVQSSGADRYRDFEVNAFTLGVSFRL; encoded by the coding sequence ATGACATCCTCGAAGTCGCCGGCGGGGCCGGCCGATCCAACATTCCCGCCGCACGCGCAACGCGTTGCAACGGCGCGCATTTTGCACAATCGCTCCAAGCCTAACCGCCGCTCGCGTTTGCTCGCGACGTTGGCGTCACTTGGGGGGACTTTGGTGCGCGTTCATCCGGCTCTTTCGATGTTTGCGGCGTCGCTGATCGCGTTCGCGCCTGTTCACGCGCTTGCGCAGGACCAGGCCGCCAGCACCTCGGTGCGCGACCGGCCACGTGAAGAATACGATCCGCTCGGGGTACGTTTCGGCGCGTTTAACCTCAACGCCTCTATCAATCTGGGCGCTGAAAGCAATGACAACCTCTTCGCCGAGGAAGTTGGGCCGGACGAAGACATCATCTTCTCAGTGTCGCCGAATGCGACGCTGCGTTCGAATTGGTCGCGCCACGCAATCGAGGTGGACGCGGGCGCGCGCTTCGAAAGCCATGAGGATTTCTCAAGCGAAGACGTCGACACGGGTTACGCGCGCCTGATGGGCCGCCTCGATGTCGGCTCGCGTTCGAACGTTCGCCTGGACGCTGGCCTCGCGCACGAGCGTGAATCGCGTGCGGATTCGGATGCGCCGACCGTCGGCGATCCGGTCGAATACGATCGTTCGGATTTGTCGCTCACGGCCGAGCACCGCTTTAGCCGCTTCACCCTCACGGGCGCGGTGGCGCAGCGCGACTATAGCTTCGATGGCCCCGTGCAGAGCGTGCGCGACAACGATCAGACGAGCTTCCGCGCCCGCGTGGACGCTGAGCTGACGCCGCGTTTGGGTCTCGTCCTGCAAGCCACGACGGATGAGCGCGATTATGAAAACACGCCGAGCCTGAGCTCGGAAGGCACGACGCTGCTCGCTGGCGTGAGCGTGAATTTCACCGACCTCTTGGTGGGGGAAATCACGGCCGGCCAGTTCGAGCGTGATTATGACGGCGGCGCGACGGCCGACGGCTTGGCTCTCGCGGCCAATCTGGAATGGTACCCGACTGGCTTGACGACGGTGACATTCAACGCGCGCCAAAACGCGGAAGACGTCGTCGGCGCCACGAGTGCGACGCCGTTCACGGAAAGCCAATACGGCATCCGCGTCGATCACGAATTGCTGCGCAACGTCATCCTCACGGCCGGCGCCCAAGCGGGCACGCGTGAATATGAAGATCCGATCGATCGCGAAGACGAAGTGGTCGGCGTTGAGATCGGCGCCGATTATTTGATGAACCGTCGTGTCGCTCTGCGCGCGCGTTACAATTTCGACGACGTGCAATCGAGCGGCGCCGATCGGTATCGCGACTTCGAGGTGAATGCGTTCACGCTCGGCGTGAGCTTCCGCCTCTAA